In the Magnolia sinica isolate HGM2019 chromosome 15, MsV1, whole genome shotgun sequence genome, one interval contains:
- the LOC131228093 gene encoding putative disease resistance protein RGA3: protein MAHAFVSMVIKKLEDAAALKVMNELGEEVYLVGNARAELEKLSSTFESIQSVLNHAEIMQFKDESIRVWFKELKGVAYDVEDILDEMIQWPEPGSGTNDGDHRHMGNQAWACLFSLFSCFGLPDWIRLAHESCTDNGSIGHKVRTFISKVMSQRDFAHRIKEVRAKLDQIAANKSTFSFPPTNHSSGGASELYKTDFQTSSLVDESHMRGRDEDKNIIVSKLISGSSSEEGRIHVISIVGVGGLGKTTLAQLICNDERVTRHFGKQVLWVCVSDDFNVINLTKAITKAAGGTSPPDSQLDSLQKQLMETLQDKLFLLVLDDVWNDDRERWKKLWLSLQTGAPGCKILVTTRSENVAITCRCSESAYIHKLKGLSDDDCWSLFSSRAFAERKMEDSLKEIGKEIVNKCKGVPLSVNVIREVMRSKETAEDWRDILESEIWEIPEIAEGILPALLLSYYNLPVHLKPCFAYCSLFPKDHVMEKDKLVKLWLAQGFIKPQGRREMEAIGEEYFNDLLKWSLLQDADVDNGVTKYKMHDVLHDLIKFITKNECCIFENGKTDISSITVRHSSFIATWETSHIPAPLCHAKKLRTLLQIGNSVINTIPDNLFQCARTLRALDLGVIGTSMFNSLTSKASIKELPSSIGLLKHLRYLDLSYSDIVELPESVSSLRNLQTLKLNGCACLQILPNGMSAMTCLRDLEIKDTGELKYLPKGLGGISSLRTLSRFMVGGDGGCKIGELKLLNSLQGNLVIQNLERVGSGEEAMKAKLYKKLHLRVLFLQMSRDDNFEMSVDDVERMDDVLEALQPPHINLKKLEIERCIGSKFPTWMEDLPFSNLVDLRLKDCYKCKQLPGLGRLPSLKFLLIEGGLIKRVGHEFYGNSCGGGINREAFPKLEELEFSDMYELEDWELRLEDKEIMTSLQSLTISKCPKLKALPTYLPKSLTSLKIQECSEISGILSMPLPSLQSLKTFQISYLGNMTSLPDGWEQLESLERVTISHCSRLRSLPGKLGQLKSLRSLEINDCPELQSLPQGLQGLISLLILDSSGILSRPLPKLPSLKKFQISNIDNIRSLPDGWKQLESLESLTIKYCYKLRSLPNDLVQLKSFRSLEINYCPELQSLPQGLQALISLRILSSSGILSRPLPKLPSLKTFDVSSFENMISLPYGWKQLESLETLTISDCYKLRSLPDELGQLKSLRSLEIHHCPELLSLPRGLRGLTSLKIKYSRKLAEKCREEDWSISDIQNIEIY, encoded by the coding sequence ATGGCGCATGCGTTTGTTTCAATGGTTATAAAGAAACTTGAAGATGCGGCTGCTTTAAAGGTTATGAATGAACTTGGAGAAGAGGTTTATTTGGTTGGTAATGCCCGAGCAGAACTTGAAAAGCTATCTTCTACGTTCGAATCCATTCAATCAGTTCTTAATCATGCGGAGATTATGCAATTTAAAGACGAAAGCATCCGAGTTTGGTTTAAAGAGCTCAAAGGTGTGGCTTACGATGTGGAGGACATTCTAGATGAGATGATTCAATGGCCAGAACCTGGATCAGGGACCAACGACGGCGACCATCGACACATGGGAAACCAGGCATGGGCGTGCTTATTTTCACTCTTTTCGTGTTTCGGTCTACCAGATTGGATAAGGTTGGCCCACGAATCATGTACTGATAATGGCAGCATCGGACATAAGGTGCGGACTTTTATTAGCAAAGTCATGTCACAACGTGATTTTGCACATCGGATAAAAGAAGTAAGGGCGAAGCTGGATCAGATTGCAGCTAACAAAAGTACGTTCAGTTTTCCGCCGACGAATCACAGTTCCGGTGGAGCTAGTGAGCTTTACAAGACCGACTTTCAAACGAGTTCGCTCGTAGATGAATCGCACATGCGTGGGAGGGACGAAGATAAAAATATCATAGTAAGCAAGTTGATAAGCGGGAGCAGTTCTGAGGAGGGACGGATTCATGTCATTTCGATCGTTGGTGTTGGTGGGTTGGGCAAGACGACTCTTGCTCAATTGATCTGCAATGATGAAAGGGTGACGAGACATTTCGGTAAGCAGGTTCTATGGGTTTGTGTATCTGATGATTTTAATGTCATAAATCTTACAAAAGCAATTACAAAAGCAGCCGGAGGTACAAGTCCGCCGGATTCTCAGCTAGACTCATTGCAGAAGCAGCTTATGGAAACATTACAGGACAAGCTATTCTTGCTTGTCCTTGATGATGTGTGGAACGATGATAGGGAAAGGTGGAAGAAACTATGGCTTTCCTTGCAAACAGGTGCTCCCGGATGTAAGATTTTGGTCACCACTCGCAGCGAGAACGTTGCAATTACATGCAGATGCAGTGAATCCGCCTACATACATAAATTGAAAGGTTTATCCGATGATGATTGTTGGTCACTGTTCAGTAGCAGAGCTTTCGCTGAGAGGAAAATGGAAGATAGCTTGAAAGAGATTGGAAAAGAGATAGTTAACAAGTGTAAAGGAGTGCCTCTTTCAGTAAACGTAATTAGAGAAGTCATGCGTTCCAAGGAGACAGCAGAAGATTGGCGGGACATCTTGGAAAGTGAAATATGGGAAATACCGGAGATCGCGGAAGGTATCTTACCGGCTTTGTTGCTGAGCTATTATAATCTGCCTGTGCATTTGAAGCCGTGTTTTGCATATTGTTCGTTATTTCCGAAAGATCATGTGATGGAGAAAGATAAATTGGTCAAGTTGTGGTTAGCTCAGGGTTTCATCAAGCcgcaaggaagaagagagatggaAGCAATTGGCGAAGAGTACTTTAATGATCTTCTGAAGTGGTCTTTGCTCCAAGATGCGGATGTAGATAACGGAGTAACTAAGTATAAAATGCATGATGTCCTTCACGATCTCATCAAATTCATTACAAAGAATGAATGTTGCATCTTTGAGAATGGAAAGACGGACATCAGCTCTATTACAGTCCGTCATTCATCATTTATTGCCACCTGGGAAACCTCACACATTCCTGCCCCTCTATGTCATGCAAAAAAATTGCGAACACTGCTCCAAATCGGAAATTCAGTAATTAATACCATCCCTGATAATTTATTCCAATGCGCTAGGACCCTTAGGGCATTGGATCTCGGTGTTATTGGCACCAGCATGTTCAATTCTCTAACCTCCAAAGCCAGTATTAAAGAATTGCCAAGCTCAATTGGGTTGCTGAAGCATTTACGATATCTTGATTTGTCTTATTCAGACATTGTTGAGCTGCCCGAATCAGTGAGTAGTCTCCGCAATTTGCAGACCTTGAAGTTGAATGGGTGTGCATGCCTCCAAATACTGCCGAATGGGATGAGTGCAATGACCTGCTTGAGAGATCTGGAAATTAAAGATACAGGGGAACTAAAGTACTTACCCAAAGGGTTGGGGGGAATAAGTTCCCTTCGGACGTTGAGCAGGTTCATGGTGGGAGGTGATGGAGGATGTAAGATTGGAGAGCTTAAACTACTTAACTCTCTCCAAGGAAATCTAGTAATACAAAACTTGGAGAGAGTGGGTAGTGGGGAGGAGGCTATGAAAGCTAAACTGTACAAGAAGTTACACCTTCGTGTATTGTTTCTTCAAATGTCACGGGATGATAATTTTGAAATGTCAGTAGATGATGTGGAGAGGATGGACGATGTACTTGAAGCCCTCCAGCCGCCCCATATAAACTTAaaaaagctagaaattgagagatGCATTGGTTCAAAATTCCCAACTTGGATGGAAGATTTGCCTTTCTCAAATTTAGTTGACTTGAGATTAAAGGATTGCTATAAGTGTAAGCAGTTGCCTGGGCTCGGGAGACTACCTTCGCTCAAATTCCTTCTAATAGAGGGAGGTCTTATAAAACGTGTGGGCCATGAGTTTTACGGAAATAGCTGTGGTGGGGGCATAAACAGAGAGGCATTCCCAAAGCTGGAAGAGCTCGAATTCAGTGACATGTATGAATTGGAGGactgggagttgagattagaagaCAAAGAGATAATGACGTCTCTGCAGTCATTAACAATCAGCAAATGCCCGAAATTGAAGGCACTGCCGACATACCTCCCGAAAAGTCTAACGTCCCTCAAGATTCAGGAGTGTTCTGAAATTAGTGGGATATTGTCGATGCCATTACCAAGCCTCCAAAGCCTCAAGACGTTTCAGATCAGTTATTTAGGGAACATGACATCACTTCCCGACGGATGGGAACAATTGGAGTCACTAGAGAGAGTTACTATCAGCCATTGCTCTAGATTGAGGTCTCTTCCTGGTAAATTGGGACAGCTCAAGTCGCTTAGGAGTCTCGAGATCAATGACTGCCCCGAGTTGCAGTCATTGCCTCAAGGGTTGCAAGGGCTTATTTCTCTTCTAATCTTAGACAGCAGCGGGATTTTGTCAAGGCCATTACCGAAACTGCCAAGCCTCAAGAAGTTTCAGATCAGTAATATCGATAACATAAGATCGCTTCCTGATGGATGGAAACAATTGGAGTCACTAGAGAGTCTTACTATCAAATATTGCTATAAATTGAGGTCTCTTCCTAATGATTTGGTACAACTCAAGTCGTTTAGGAGTCTCGAGATCAACTACTGCCCCGAGTTGCAGTCATTGCCTCAAGGGTTGCAAGCGCTTATTTCTCTTCGAATCCTCAGCAGCAGCGGGATTTTGTCAAGGCCGTTACCGAAACTCCCGAGCCTCAAGACGTTTGATGTCAGTAGTTTCGAAAACATGATATCGCTTCCCTACGGATGGAAACAATTGGAGTCACTAGAGACTCTTACTATCAGCGATTGCTATAAATTGAGGTCTCTTCCCGATGAATTGGGACAGCTCAAGTCGCTTAGGAGTCTCGAGATCCACCACTGCCCTGAGTTGTTGTCATTGCCTCGAGGGTTGCGAGGCCTTACCAGTCTCAAAATCAAGTACAGTCGAAAGTTGGCTGAGAAATGCAGAGAGGAGGATTGGAGCATATCAGACATCCAAAACATTGAGATATATTGA